From the Phreatobacter oligotrophus genome, the window GGCGGCAATCTCGGCTCGCAGGCGGCTGCCCGCTCCACGCCGGACGGCTACACGCTGCTCGTCACCATCTCCGCCAGCCAGGCCATCAACCCGGCCCTCTACGCCCGCACGGGCTTCGACCCGGTGAAGGATTTCGCGCCCGTCTCGCTGCTCGGCACGGTGCCGAACGTGCTTCTCGTCCATCCGGGTTTCGAGGCGAGGTCGGTGGCGGACCTCATCCGCATGGCGAAGGAGAAGCCGGGCTTCTACCACTATGCCTCGGCCGGCAACGGCACGCTGAACCATCTGGTCGGCGAGATGCTGAAGTCGCGCGCCGGGATCGACCTCAAGCACATCCCCTATCGCGGCATCGCCCCGGCGCTGACCGACGTGATCGCCGGCCATGTGCCGATCACCTTCGCCAACCTGCCGGCGGCGATCAGCCAGATCCAGGCGGGCACGGTGCGGGCGCTCGGCGTGTCGACGCTGAAGCGCAACAGCTTCGTGCCGCAGGTCCCCACCATC encodes:
- a CDS encoding tripartite tricarboxylate transporter substrate binding protein, translating into MTRPIDRRHALGLIAAAAPALAGTARAQVDYPNRPVTVIVPQAAGGANDIIGRILAEKLSEVMGQRFVVENRAGAGGNLGSQAAARSTPDGYTLLVTISASQAINPALYARTGFDPVKDFAPVSLLGTVPNVLLVHPGFEARSVADLIRMAKEKPGFYHYASAGNGTLNHLVGEMLKSRAGIDLKHIPYRGIAPALTDVIAGHVPITFANLPAAISQIQAGTVRALGVSTLKRNSFVPQVPTIAETVPGFDAELWIALYAVAGTPQPIVDRLVAATHRALADEQVKAKFAQQGAEVVTSTPAELAARLDADLKVWAEIVKTSGAKIE